Sequence from the Candidatus Rokuibacteriota bacterium genome:
CGCGCGCCATCGTGGCGGTGCACCTCTACGGCCAGCCCGCCGCCATGGACGCCCTCACCGCCATCGCCTCGGCACGAGGGATCGCGGTGGTCGCCGATGCTGCCCAGGCCGTGGGCGCGACCTACGACGGCCGGGGCGTGGGGGCCTGGGGCGATGCCGCATGCCTGTCGTTCTACCCGACCAAGAACCTCGGGGCATGCGGCGACGGGGGCATGGTGCTCACCGCGCGCGAGGACGTGGCCGAGCGGGTGAGACGGCTCCGGGACCACGGCTCGCTCCGGAAGTACGAGCACCTGGAGCTGGGGCACTCGAGCCGGCTCGACGAGTTGCAGGCCGCCTTTCTCCGGGTCAAGCTCCGGCGCTTGCCCGAATGGAACGCGACGCGCCGCCGGCTGGAGCTAAAGGGAGTCGACGCAGAGTTACTCCAGATGAACGCACGCGAGATCGCTTTCCCAAGGCGACGTTTGACTTCGTCTGGCCCTGTGGAGTGATACACCACACTTTGCAAACGGCCGTGATCCTGCGTGAGATCAATTGTGTGCTGATGCCGGAC
This genomic interval carries:
- a CDS encoding DegT/DnrJ/EryC1/StrS family aminotransferase — encoded protein: MAAAERVLASCRFILGPEVGALEAELAALCGTRHGIGVNSGTDALVLALKAVGVKPGDEVVTSSFSFVASASAVLMVGARPVFVDIDPVTYNLDPALVARAVTPQTRAIVAVHLYGQPAAMDALTAIASARGIAVVADAAQAVGATYDGRGVGAWGDAACLSFYPTKNLGACGDGGMVLTAREDVAERVRRLRDHGSLRKYEHLELGHSSRLDELQAAFLRVKLRRLPEWNATRRRLELKGVDAELLQMNAREIAFPRRRLTSSGPVE